The DNA region AACCTTGGAGATTAGATGCTTCCTATGTGGTTTGAGATGACCTGGGGCTATTAaaatttttatatttgtaatcAAATGTAGCGAAAATATTATTGAGAAAcaagtcagaaaataaagagaagATTGTTTTGTGATCCTTATCTATGAGTCTATCCTCTATGTAGCTCATAAtaagtctgtttgtgtgttttgcaacCTAAAGTAAATGAGTTACTTATGGGAATAAACCAAGACAAAAGGGTAGGTATAATAAGCCTAAGCTAACACACACCTTTATGgtctatattttttgtttttcctttgatttaataataatacatttttatttcagaccCGTAGGTCCATAAAAAGCAAAGCAACATACAATATTAAAAGACAGCAGTTATACATACACCAAATGCCCACTCAATCGCACCCATCCCTCCCctcacccacacacccacacacccagtATTAtgtgcattattattattattatctgtgTGCAGTATTATTATCTGTATTATGTGCATTTCTTTTGGAACATTTTTAagtgttaatgttttattttgtacgTAGATCTGCATTCCTGGTCAAGACAAAGAGCTTTTTAATCTCAGTGAGGCCATTTCTTGGTTAAATAAAGTTATATATTGTATGTATAGGTAAAAATGTGAGTGATATTTTACCAAATCATTGTACACATCTACTTTAGGAAAGAAGCTCATTTAAAAGTTTTCTACGGGACTCTTAAAGAGGTCAAGAGCTGACTAGACTATTTAATACAAAAATTAATTCAATAAAGCGCACAAAGCAAAACCAGATGACTgtaatctctctctttttttgacAAAGCATTGTCAGTTTATAACTACAGAGCCTTTTTTTCTAAAACAAATGCTCAGTTCAATTTAGGTCAAAGTTTAACCAAGCACAAGCAGTTTGTTCTCAGATCTATAGTAATTTAGGATCCCAAGTACCCCATTTTTTTGCCAAACTTTCCCCATCATCTGGTATTGCAAAATGATGTCACGCCCATGATCATTTCTTGTGTGCATGCTTACAAAATTCAGGCCTCTGCTCCTCAGAGTTGATCTTATCTAATGAGTGGTAGCAATCACTGGTAgcaatctgtctgtgtctgtatgtgttctgtgaagcactgatgatagtcaaggactgaaacatttgctgctgtttgtattcactttctattattttttgcactgtGAGCACCTTTCTTGTGCACGAATGTCCTTAATaaattgacttttgttttgCATTGATCACAGCCTGTGAACCTgtttgtggctgtccagcccagttgcattggtgtgcagGTTTTTCCTCTGCCGTCCTTTCTTGGTTGTCCATTGTACCGACACACCcaagataaacttttttgttgccctaagtAGGCACAGTTTCACAGCGGCCCTCAGACTTTGCatgcttaaaaaatgaaagCTAGATCTCGCTCAATAAAAATGCCAAACCACAAGCATTTAAATGGCATCCTCAGTCAGCACAGCACATTATTAGTACGTCATTAAACCTATGATATACAATAATGATTCCAATGACTCTTGGTTAAGTAAACACTTTCAATTAAaacctttgaaaaaaaaaaagaattaaacaaCAGAAAGAGTAATTATAATTACCTCAGCCATCTATTATCTATCCATCACTGAGGTGGTATATTCCCCGTGTCCTTCCCATGATCGCCACCACAGACAGTGCAGAGTTGGTTTATGCATAGTGCTCTGCTCAAATAAACCATACCAACTTAATGCCACCCACATGCCCCTTAAATCAAAGCAGCCTAACTCTGCAGAGAGCCAGGATGGATTTGAAAATTAAACAGGCTTTACAGACGTTTAGGAGGCTAATAAACACATATTTCAGCCTCTGTGTCACTACTTATATCCTAATCATtcaatctctctctgtctttgtttttctttactgtATGCTGACTTGGAATATAAATGCCTCCGCTGTCACTCAAGATCAGGCTGCTGGACTGATAAATACCACAGAGGTGTCCTTTATGGAGTAATGTTGAGTCAAGGCAAGGCCTGACACCTAGTGGAGGATTTGTTGGACCTAAAATATACAAGCAAAAGGAAATTTAATCTTGTGCAGTTTCTAATAATTGTCCTTGTGTGGATAGACCTGAtattgtctgttttgaaaaactAATAATGTTAAAACAATGTGTGAAAAGTGAAGAAAGCTTGAGACTGTGATTGTCCAGTTGTTCCAGCAGCAGACATCATAGCTAAATGGCATGAATGAGAGCTGATTAATATCACTTTTTCTTTAATATTAAACTAAATTTAGCTTCAAATACCCTGTTCTGATCTTTATCTTATTACACACATTATGTATCATCCTGTGTAGCATCCCACCCAAGCAGGTTGACACAGAGGTCACTCGCAAAGAGGTAACATTCCCCTCCAAGTTCACTCTGTACAGCAGCTCGTCTTGTCAAACAGGGAGACAAAACCCTGCTTTAATTAGATGCTCAGCTAATTGCATAATATCTCCCGTGGCGCTGCGGGGTGAAGTGAAGCATGAGGAGAAAGCAGAATGCTGTCTTTGTTGCCTTTTTGCCGGCTTTGGCTCTTGTGTCGGCCTGGTCCTAGTTTCCCTTTACTCCCATcctcaaaacacacaaaaccagCAGCGATGAGCATAAAAACAACAGGTGTACAAGTACGGCAGTCATGGCCGGTACATTTGGGACATTTGAATGATGTCTGGGTCTGAACAAGAGTTTTTAGATGTTGTGCTGCAGGAGAAGGCACTCTGTTAGGCCGTTTATGATTAATTGACATCTTGTTTGATTTGATATATTGCTGAAGGTGTTAATGGACAGAAAATTCAACAGATTGTCAACCCAATCACAAgaataaatgttagcattgtatgtttctgcaaaccactgatatgttacatttgtatctAGGTAGcagatacgttgaaactttacttttctttaaGTTTCAGTAAAGCTTTgtttaacatgtggttaggtttaggcacaaaaaattaaatcacCACAATCCTGGCTGAAGACGCAGTGATGTGTCGGCATGGTcaatatgaaatgtacaaactgAGCATTTCTATGCATTTATTCTTCATACTGGAATTGTTAATTTACCTTAAGTTTCATTTTTGTTCTCTTTTAACAATGTTTGAAATTACCAAATATAGAGGTgcatatttattaattattattattatataataattaaattaatttaattctattttattcatttatttatttatgtccaTTTTTCAGTGTCCTTTTGTAATAATTTTATGGTCATATTACAGCTGTTGTTAGAACAGATGGAAAAGGCTTTGGTTTCTtgtgtttggtgatttttatttcattttgtaaacTCCAGAAAATAGTTGTAAGACAAAGCCCTAATTTGATACAGATGTTTTTAACAGTATAAGACAGCATATGGCACACAAGCATTGTTTGTTAATCATGAGTAGATATGGCAGCGAGACTTCCTTCATCCATCTCATGGATGTATTTCACATCAGAGGATTCACACTGCTTTAAgaacacaaagctgaaaacacatgaGAGCACCATATTTGAAGTAACCTGTCCTCTTTACTTCCTCTCACACATTTTCAGAGGTGGTCTTTGCAGGCTGAATGCATGCACACTCTCTGGTTTTGGGTCACTACTCAGAGCTTATTACAGACAGTATAAAAGGCCCAACATCTCCCTCCCCTCCGTGTCCCCCCAAATTGCTGAGCAGAATAATGAGCAGTAAACAAGTGGAgtagaggcagagggagaagaggggGTGTCCAACTTGAACTGAGGGGTGACAAAAGAGGGGGTGTCTCCACAGCGACTGAGTCGAGCTGTTTGAGTCACATGGCCTCGGGTTTCTATTGAGAGCAGTAAGAAGAGGCTTGAAGCTCAATCTTTAGTGCATGTTTTGGAAGCCAATGGCAGCAGCATGAGTGGAGCCCAACTGGACGGAGCAATGACGGCAGACAGCCTCCATCTGAACGAGACGGCAGCTCTGGGGCTACATGACCAGGAGATCAACACAGCTCTGTTTGGTGAGTTGTACTCTTTACTTCCACAGCACTGTCACCATAGAGATGGACTGaatggaagattttttttttagtgtttcttTTTAAGTTAAACTCATGTGTTTTTCCTTACCCAGAGTTCAAAGTGTTTAACATTGTCCTCATCACCCTGGCCTTGTGTGTTCTCACTGTCACCGGCCTGTACTGCATCACTGTCTGCTACAACCGCACCAGGTGAGCATCAGATGTCAGATATGATTTGATACGCTAAAATGATTGCTGTAAACACTTGTGACTGACCTGCCTTCTCAACTTTATTAGGATTCATGGAAGCTTCTGTGTATACATGCAGCCCctagtttaaagggacagttcaccccaaaatcaataataatgaaaaaaattttttttttgttgttgttgttttcagcagtATTTCGTAAATGTCCAGAGATGGAGCTTTGTGAATCTCTGCTGGCTGCCACACTGTATGCTCTGTCCCCAAAAGTTCACAGGCTGGAGTTGGGGTTGGAGAGCAGACCCGAGTCAAAGGACCGTAGGTTGTCGGATGGGGTATAGGGTTGGAGGAGGTCAGACAGGTATGGGGTGGGCAAGACCATGGAGGCATCAGTAGGTGAGGAGGTTTATAGTGGATGTGGGATTTGATTGGAAGCCAGTAAAATGGATGAGGGTGGAGGTGATGTGCTACCAGGGCTTGGCACAGGTGAGAACCCTGGCAGCTGAGTTCTGCACATACTGGAGCCTGTCAAGAGACTTGTGGGGTACCCCAGACAGGACCCCACTGCAGTAGTCCAGACAGGAGGTGATGAAAGTGTAAATGAGGGTCTCTGCCATGGAGTCAGAGAGCACTGACCGGAGTCTGGAAGAATTATTCAGGTGCAAGAAAGCAGACTTAGTGATGGTTTTGATGTGTGACTGGAAAGAGAGGGTGGAGTCCAGAATGACACCCAGGTTGTGGACTCCTGGGGAAGGGTGGGTGATGCATCCGTCCACATTATCACATTGGGAGTAACAATAATGagctctgttttgttgttgttaagttTGAGTAGGTATTTCTGATTAGggcgaactgtccctttattaACATATAGGTCAGTGCCTTAATTAATCAGATTCAAAGAAAATTGACATTTTCGAACAATGAGTGTTCTTACAATCCGTCTGCAGAGTGTTCGTCTTTGATGCCACTGTAACTTAAAATAGAGTACGATGCAATGTAAAATTACACTGAAGTCATTAGTGCAATTAGTGCCGTCTTCTCCACCAGGCAGTCAAAGAGAGCCCATGTGTATGAGAGTGCAGTGACCCGAGGCGAGGCGGCTGACCCCGTGGCTGTCAAAGCAGTGAAGCGCTCCACCAGCTTCATCAACCCTCTTGCCTTCTTCAGGAAACCTGAGGCAGCAAAGGACAATTCGAGGATCTACTACATCTACAGCAACCCGCTGCCTGTAGGactgaaggaggaagaggaggagggggggactaaaacCCCGCAGGGACCAGCggaggggcaaactgcactgaCGCTGCCATTGTCGTTTCAAGAGTACGCCAACGATCCCAACAGCGGTGTCACCCTGGATCCTCCGATTTTTTACATGCAGCTTTAGAGGGTGGAGAGTTATGGTGTGGGGGTAGGGGGACTGTTATGAACTGGATAAACGAGACACTAGAATCTGAAAGGTCTGAAGCTGGACCCCTGAGACCGTGTCTGTCAAAGGTTATGTTACAATGTATAGGCCATTAAAGGGACACTCCACCAATTTTACAAATTGAATTCAGTTTAGTAG from Epinephelus fuscoguttatus linkage group LG3, E.fuscoguttatus.final_Chr_v1 includes:
- the si:dkey-246e1.3 gene encoding uncharacterized protein si:dkey-246e1.3 isoform X2, which encodes MSGAQLDGAMTADSLHLNETAALGLHDQEINTALFEFKVFNIVLITLALCVLTVTGLYCITVCYNRTRKPEAAKDNSRIYYIYSNPLPVGLKEEEEEGGTKTPQGPAEGQTALTLPLSFQEYANDPNSGVTLDPPIFYMQL
- the si:dkey-246e1.3 gene encoding uncharacterized protein si:dkey-246e1.3 isoform X1; amino-acid sequence: MSGAQLDGAMTADSLHLNETAALGLHDQEINTALFEFKVFNIVLITLALCVLTVTGLYCITVCYNRTRQSKRAHVYESAVTRGEAADPVAVKAVKRSTSFINPLAFFRKPEAAKDNSRIYYIYSNPLPVGLKEEEEEGGTKTPQGPAEGQTALTLPLSFQEYANDPNSGVTLDPPIFYMQL